The following are encoded in a window of Microbacterium sp. LWO13-1.2 genomic DNA:
- a CDS encoding S16 family serine protease, which yields MDRFRSAKPGLGVWALIVALVALVVLTFLPTPYVIQRPGPVYDTLGTAAGKDGEQVPLIRIEGVETFKTAGTLDLTTVQVIGNRERTPSWFELALAWTDSSRAVVPLDSVFPEGVSSEQRDEHNAVLMVDSQHEATAAALGELGYDTGARVHVVETIEGAPADGLLEAGDVITAIGGESVSSAKVLRQAIQDAEGDPVELTVLRAGEEQTVSLTPEKRTEGDQTTWLIGISLKTEYDFPFEVAIQLDNVGGPSAGMMFALGIIDTLTPGELNGGADIAGTGTIEADGTVGPIGGIRQKLYGARDAGAEYFLAPEANCADVIGHVPDGLQVIRTATLDESLDALEVIASDGDVESLPTCVAP from the coding sequence GTGGACAGATTCCGGTCTGCCAAGCCCGGACTGGGTGTCTGGGCGCTGATCGTCGCGCTCGTCGCGCTCGTCGTGCTGACCTTCCTGCCCACGCCGTACGTGATCCAGCGTCCCGGCCCCGTGTACGACACTCTCGGAACCGCCGCAGGCAAGGACGGCGAGCAGGTTCCGCTGATCCGGATCGAGGGCGTCGAGACCTTCAAGACCGCGGGAACCCTCGACCTCACGACGGTCCAGGTCATCGGCAATCGGGAGCGCACCCCCAGCTGGTTCGAATTGGCGCTGGCGTGGACCGACTCCTCGCGCGCTGTCGTGCCGCTGGACTCGGTGTTTCCCGAAGGGGTCAGCAGCGAGCAGCGCGACGAGCACAACGCGGTGCTGATGGTCGACTCCCAGCACGAGGCGACGGCCGCGGCCCTCGGGGAGCTGGGATACGACACCGGTGCGCGTGTGCATGTCGTCGAAACGATCGAGGGTGCCCCGGCGGACGGGCTGCTCGAGGCGGGTGACGTCATCACCGCCATCGGCGGCGAGTCGGTCTCCTCGGCGAAGGTGCTGCGGCAGGCGATTCAGGATGCCGAGGGCGACCCCGTCGAGCTCACAGTGCTCCGCGCCGGTGAAGAGCAGACGGTATCGCTCACGCCCGAGAAGCGCACCGAGGGCGATCAGACGACCTGGCTGATCGGGATCTCCCTGAAGACCGAGTACGACTTCCCGTTCGAGGTCGCGATCCAGCTCGACAACGTCGGGGGTCCGAGCGCCGGCATGATGTTCGCGCTCGGCATCATCGACACGCTGACCCCTGGCGAGCTCAACGGGGGAGCGGATATCGCCGGAACCGGCACCATCGAGGCCGATGGCACGGTGGGGCCGATCGGCGGCATCCGGCAGAAGCTGTACGGCGCGCGGGATGCCGGAGCCGAGTACTTCCTCGCACCAGAGGCGAACTGTGCAGACGTCATCGGCCACGTCCCGGACGGATTGCAGGTCATCCGCACCGCAACTCTCGATGAGTCCCTGGACGCGCTTGAGGTGATCGCAAGCGACGGCGATGTGGAATCGCTTCCCACCTGCGTCGCTCCGTGA
- a CDS encoding zinc-dependent metalloprotease: MADNDPTPEDFQEFLRRMLSGQGAGDIDPEAVQGALAGMEGLQLDPAMMSTIMSQLQGAFGGDAWENALRQALHIANRDGQSITDGSRGSLVDAFTLANLWLSEATTISELAEAPKAMTRGEWVEATLPVWKEIADPVSTSIADALTSALDTQVPEEMRGLVQGAGKLMRGLGGSVFAAQFGQVLGNLSLEVVSGGDVGIPVLPAGTAAVIPQNLTAFGEGLEIPEDQIALYLATRELAHARLYRHAKWLHLHVMAQITDFARGVTVDVDALEDVASRLDPSNPEELRAAIEGGALLPTQTEAQREALTRLENLVATIDGWVDVVTAQATSRLPDGARLAEAARRRRAVGGPAEDALGALVGLKLRPRRMREAVAMWQAVTDAVGTAARDALWDYPDLMPTAEDIDDPSALVARLQAIARGDEPVADEFDEALARLLDGDDFTGGTEAEPVSDSGPHSDAPEGDADAPEDEHGTGGDRPV; encoded by the coding sequence ATGGCAGACAACGATCCCACCCCTGAAGACTTCCAGGAGTTCCTGCGACGGATGCTGTCCGGCCAGGGCGCCGGCGACATCGACCCGGAGGCGGTGCAGGGCGCCCTCGCCGGCATGGAGGGCCTGCAGCTCGACCCGGCGATGATGTCGACGATCATGTCGCAGCTGCAGGGCGCCTTCGGCGGAGACGCATGGGAGAACGCGCTGCGGCAGGCGCTGCACATCGCGAACCGCGACGGCCAGAGCATCACCGACGGCTCCCGCGGCTCGCTCGTCGACGCGTTCACCTTGGCGAACCTGTGGCTCAGCGAGGCGACGACGATCTCGGAGCTCGCCGAGGCACCGAAGGCGATGACCCGCGGCGAATGGGTGGAGGCGACCCTGCCGGTGTGGAAGGAGATCGCCGACCCGGTGTCGACGAGCATCGCCGACGCCCTCACCAGCGCGCTCGACACGCAGGTCCCCGAGGAGATGCGCGGACTCGTGCAGGGGGCGGGCAAGCTCATGCGCGGACTCGGCGGCTCGGTGTTCGCCGCCCAGTTCGGCCAGGTGCTCGGCAACCTGTCGCTCGAGGTGGTCTCCGGCGGCGACGTCGGCATTCCGGTGCTGCCGGCCGGCACCGCCGCGGTGATCCCGCAGAACCTCACCGCGTTCGGCGAAGGACTCGAGATCCCCGAGGACCAGATCGCGCTGTACCTCGCGACGCGCGAACTCGCCCACGCCCGTCTGTATCGCCATGCCAAGTGGCTGCACCTGCACGTGATGGCCCAGATCACCGACTTCGCCCGCGGGGTCACCGTCGACGTCGATGCCCTGGAGGACGTCGCAAGCCGACTCGACCCGTCGAACCCCGAGGAGCTGCGAGCCGCCATCGAGGGCGGCGCACTTCTTCCGACGCAGACCGAGGCGCAGCGCGAGGCTCTGACCAGGCTCGAGAACCTCGTCGCGACGATCGACGGATGGGTCGACGTGGTCACTGCTCAGGCCACCTCGCGGCTACCCGACGGCGCACGCCTCGCCGAGGCTGCTCGTCGCCGGCGTGCTGTCGGCGGGCCGGCCGAGGATGCCCTCGGCGCGCTGGTCGGGTTGAAGCTGCGCCCACGACGGATGCGCGAAGCCGTCGCCATGTGGCAGGCGGTGACGGATGCCGTCGGAACGGCCGCCCGCGACGCGCTGTGGGACTACCCCGACCTCATGCCGACGGCTGAGGACATCGACGATCCCAGCGCGCTGGTGGCCCGCCTGCAGGCCATCGCCCGCGGCGACGAGCCGGTGGCCGACGAGTTCGACGAAGCGCTCGCGCGCCTCCTGGACGGCGACGACTTCACCGGCGGAACGGAAGCGGAGCCGGTTTCGGACAGCGGACCGCACTCGGATGCGCCGGAAGGCGACGCGGACGCACCGGAAGACGAACACGGCACCGGGGGCGACCGACCGGTCTGA
- a CDS encoding ATP-dependent helicase produces the protein MSAPDTVGGALAALDDRQREAASVLRGPVAVLAGAGTGKTRVITHRIAHGVDTGTYSPSRVMAVTFTAKAAGELRGRLRALGVEGVAARTFHAAALAQLNFFWPTLAGSPAPSIIDNKVRLLGQAADGLRMRPNTATLRDIASAIEWRKVSMLSIDQHAALGRTVNGVDATQLSELQRAYEALKDERRQLDFEDVLLACAGMLEAEPRVAASVHEQYRHFTVDEYQDVSPLQNRLLELWLGDRRDLCVVGDASQTIYSFAGAEQRFLLEFERRYPDATVVRLETNYRSQPPILTAANALMRGRPGALELVPARDSFTADTPTVTAYDTETEEAAGVAAAVTARIAAGASPADIAVLYRAHAQSAALQQALGAAGIPTTVLGGTRFFAMPEVRQAILALRGAAVAPTERDFLGNVEKVLRELGLTEEPPEAGGAQRDGWEARRAILRLAEEAGSDATLRSFSDALMARAKDQHEPTMRTVTLSTLHAAKGLEWPHVHLAGWAEGALPISYATTFEAVDEERRLAYVGVTRAARTLSLSWSRAAGRGERAPSRFLAEMGTTARGTGILRETSPSATRGRRLQ, from the coding sequence ATGAGCGCACCGGACACCGTCGGGGGAGCGTTGGCGGCTCTCGACGACCGCCAGCGCGAGGCCGCCTCCGTGCTGCGCGGGCCCGTCGCCGTGCTCGCCGGTGCCGGAACAGGCAAGACCCGCGTGATCACGCACCGGATCGCGCACGGCGTCGACACCGGTACCTACTCGCCCTCCCGGGTGATGGCCGTCACATTCACGGCGAAGGCCGCCGGAGAGTTGCGCGGCAGGTTGCGCGCTCTCGGCGTCGAAGGGGTCGCCGCCCGCACGTTCCACGCCGCAGCGCTCGCACAGCTGAACTTCTTCTGGCCGACGCTGGCGGGCTCGCCCGCACCCTCGATCATCGACAACAAGGTGCGTCTGCTCGGACAGGCGGCCGACGGTCTTCGGATGAGGCCGAACACCGCCACCCTCAGGGATATCGCCTCCGCGATCGAGTGGCGCAAGGTCTCGATGCTGTCCATCGACCAGCACGCGGCTCTCGGCCGCACGGTGAACGGCGTGGACGCCACGCAGCTGTCCGAACTGCAGCGCGCATACGAGGCGTTGAAGGATGAGCGACGTCAGCTCGACTTCGAGGATGTGCTCCTGGCGTGCGCGGGGATGCTGGAGGCGGAGCCGCGGGTCGCCGCATCCGTTCACGAGCAGTACCGCCACTTCACCGTCGACGAGTACCAGGACGTCTCGCCGCTGCAGAACCGGCTGCTCGAGCTGTGGCTGGGCGACCGACGCGACCTCTGCGTCGTCGGCGACGCGAGCCAGACGATCTACTCCTTCGCCGGTGCTGAACAGCGCTTCCTCCTGGAGTTCGAGCGTCGCTACCCCGATGCCACTGTGGTGCGCCTGGAGACCAACTACCGCTCCCAGCCACCGATCCTCACCGCGGCGAACGCGCTGATGCGAGGCCGGCCAGGAGCCTTGGAGCTTGTTCCGGCGCGCGATTCGTTCACCGCCGACACCCCGACGGTCACGGCCTACGACACTGAGACGGAGGAGGCCGCCGGTGTCGCCGCAGCCGTCACCGCACGCATCGCTGCGGGTGCATCGCCGGCCGACATCGCCGTGCTCTATCGGGCGCACGCCCAGTCCGCAGCCCTGCAGCAGGCGCTCGGGGCGGCGGGTATTCCGACCACCGTGCTCGGCGGAACCCGGTTCTTCGCCATGCCGGAGGTGCGGCAGGCCATTCTCGCGCTCCGTGGCGCCGCGGTCGCGCCGACTGAGCGGGATTTCCTCGGGAACGTGGAGAAAGTACTCCGCGAGCTCGGCCTGACCGAGGAGCCGCCCGAGGCCGGCGGTGCTCAGCGGGACGGCTGGGAGGCGCGGCGGGCGATTCTTCGGCTCGCGGAGGAAGCGGGCTCCGACGCCACGCTGCGCTCGTTCAGCGACGCGCTGATGGCGAGGGCGAAGGACCAGCACGAGCCGACCATGCGGACGGTGACGCTGTCGACGCTGCATGCCGCGAAGGGCCTGGAATGGCCGCACGTGCATCTGGCAGGGTGGGCCGAAGGCGCGTTGCCGATCTCGTACGCGACGACATTCGAGGCCGTGGACGAGGAACGTCGTCTCGCGTATGTCGGCGTCACGCGGGCTGCGCGAACGCTGTCCTTGTCGTGGTCGCGCGCGGCAGGACGAGGGGAGCGGGCACCGTCGCGCTTTCTCGCTGAGATGGGAACGACTGCTCGCGGCACCGGCATTCTGCGTGAAACGTCACCGAGCGCCACGCGCGGGCGCCGTCTGCAGTGA
- the nudC gene encoding NAD(+) diphosphatase: MTIKRPTLDRAAELRTEVGVVDRLREDATTRVVMVRNGRVRVDLAAVPDEPRTPVGERDETHRTGIDTPAIALVLVTPTEVGDATWAVLGRDPAGAAILLAAVADAAEAIDAAPEETWLGLRDVGARLGALDAELLVEAIALAGWLRDAPFCAVCGGGTEVRQAGWSRRCLSCGREHFPRTDPAVIVAVESVDGQRLLLGANANWGGRMYSCFAGFAEAGESLEQVVHREIEEEAGVRLTAIRYISSQPWPYPRSLMIGFRAVVEDESAARADGEEIIDVRWFTRAEIGTALDGEGPVGLPGSASIARALIRDWYEDRA, from the coding sequence ATGACCATCAAGCGTCCAACTCTCGACCGCGCGGCCGAACTCCGCACCGAGGTGGGCGTCGTCGATCGCCTCCGCGAGGATGCGACAACGCGAGTCGTCATGGTGCGCAACGGCCGGGTTCGAGTGGACCTGGCGGCTGTTCCGGACGAGCCCCGCACGCCGGTCGGGGAGAGAGACGAAACGCATCGAACCGGCATCGACACCCCGGCGATCGCGCTCGTCCTGGTCACGCCGACGGAAGTCGGCGACGCCACGTGGGCCGTGCTCGGGCGCGATCCTGCGGGCGCCGCGATCCTGCTCGCGGCGGTCGCAGACGCCGCTGAGGCCATCGACGCCGCTCCCGAAGAGACGTGGTTGGGGCTCCGCGACGTCGGAGCACGCCTCGGTGCGCTCGATGCCGAGCTTCTCGTCGAAGCGATCGCGCTCGCCGGTTGGCTGCGCGATGCGCCGTTCTGCGCCGTGTGCGGTGGCGGCACGGAAGTGCGCCAGGCCGGTTGGTCGCGGCGCTGCCTCTCCTGCGGTCGTGAACATTTCCCGCGCACCGATCCGGCGGTCATCGTCGCCGTGGAGAGCGTCGACGGTCAACGGCTGCTGCTCGGAGCGAACGCGAACTGGGGAGGCCGGATGTACTCCTGCTTCGCCGGTTTCGCCGAGGCCGGCGAATCCCTGGAGCAGGTCGTGCACCGGGAGATCGAAGAAGAGGCAGGCGTGCGCCTCACCGCGATCCGCTACATCTCATCGCAACCGTGGCCGTACCCGCGCTCGCTGATGATCGGCTTCCGCGCGGTCGTCGAGGACGAGTCCGCGGCCCGCGCAGACGGCGAAGAGATCATCGACGTCCGCTGGTTCACGCGTGCCGAGATCGGCACCGCTCTCGACGGCGAAGGGCCCGTCGGTCTTCCCGGTTCCGCCTCGATCGCCAGGGCGCTGATCCGCGACTGGTACGAGGATCGAGCATGA
- a CDS encoding ATP-dependent DNA helicase has translation MTAWTGELALTAIDIAAALGQPPPTAAQQRVIEAPPGPALVVAGAGSGKTETMSGRVVWLVANGHVRRDEVLGLTFTRKAAGELAERIGARLALVDEYGRRGLLPHLTEIVRSGALERVEAASAGRQRELVRSTVLDELSLRFGTGWDPSAPRPAEEIMIRPRVSTYNAFADSLVREHAARIGRDPDAAMLSQSASWLLARTVVHRSQDPDLEEIERSPSGVIDAVQRLAGDALDHRAPIADIERIASAQAEAFGPYRERAIVETAASNLENVPVLTRLVSEYVAEKSRRGVLDFADQVSGAFDIVEGSADVREALREQYRVVLLDEYQDTSVIQTRFLAALFHDTAVMAVGDPHQSIYGWRGASADNLYAFGREFARTQPAANYSLMTSWRNDRTILDVANRVLLSLQRAELSVPELEPRPGAGEGAVDVRFALTVEDEADDVAAWFADRRDMAAGASSGAVLFRSKKHMQTFASALGRRGIPHRILGLGGLLSTPEVVDVVSALRVIHDPTAGSALIRLLVGPRFAVGVADMAALYDLAMTLAKRDGSLTPLPDEVQARLRSSQGADEAVSIVDAVDFVRGIDDGYRMLEAITPTGRARLREAGEMLERLRRASTQPIPELIRLIETELRLDIELATNETRGPARTASTQLRAFTDEVRAFLTADERGTIGNLLAWLDKAERTDELMPRTEPPEPGVVQLLTIHGSKGLEWDAVAVVRLVDDELPGTPKETAGWFGFGMLPFALRGDRTALPVFSWDPVAEMAAAGDDPKKRHKAALDALGSGRTKAYPAGGALERFKSEYRDYQQQEERRLAYVAFTRARTHLLLSGAHWAGQKKPRTPSPYLLEAIEILGLDAIDGVDPDENPYEGASRTAAWPRDPLGGRRGVVSRAAEEVRAAMTSTAAPQATRELERLLAERAERQRGAIAHVPTRVPASRFKDYIGDFAGTARTIARPMPERPYTQTRIGTLFHSWVEHRSGLVGADSSLDDGLWEIDDDEARLDDVARADEAALARLRDTFERSEWGALKPIAVEIEIDFALGAGVSSGADSDESGHIVICKLDAVYRRDDRGGRIEIVDWKTGKAPRTAEEREERMLQLALYRLAYHRRFGVPLGEIDVALYYVADDLVIRGERIYSEAELFQRWSAARAAR, from the coding sequence GTGACGGCATGGACGGGCGAACTGGCGCTCACGGCCATCGACATCGCCGCCGCTCTCGGCCAGCCGCCGCCCACGGCCGCACAGCAGCGCGTCATCGAGGCGCCGCCCGGACCTGCCCTGGTGGTCGCCGGTGCCGGATCGGGCAAGACGGAGACGATGTCGGGGCGGGTGGTCTGGCTCGTCGCGAACGGCCATGTCCGCCGCGACGAGGTCCTCGGGCTGACCTTCACCCGCAAAGCGGCCGGTGAGCTCGCCGAGCGCATCGGTGCGCGGCTCGCGCTGGTCGACGAGTACGGGCGACGCGGTCTGCTTCCGCACCTCACCGAGATCGTGCGCAGCGGGGCGCTGGAGCGGGTCGAAGCGGCATCCGCCGGTCGTCAGCGCGAGCTGGTGCGCTCGACGGTGCTCGACGAGCTCTCCCTGCGCTTCGGTACTGGCTGGGACCCGTCGGCTCCGCGCCCGGCGGAGGAGATCATGATCCGTCCGAGGGTGTCGACTTACAACGCGTTCGCCGACTCGCTGGTGCGCGAGCACGCGGCGCGGATCGGCCGCGACCCGGATGCCGCGATGCTCAGCCAGTCTGCGTCGTGGCTTCTCGCCCGCACCGTCGTGCATCGCTCGCAGGATCCCGACCTCGAGGAGATCGAGCGATCGCCGTCGGGAGTGATCGATGCGGTGCAGCGTCTCGCCGGCGACGCCCTCGATCATCGAGCCCCCATCGCGGACATCGAGAGGATCGCCAGCGCGCAGGCGGAGGCTTTCGGGCCGTACCGGGAACGCGCGATCGTGGAGACGGCGGCGTCGAACCTCGAGAACGTGCCGGTCCTCACCCGGCTCGTCTCCGAGTACGTCGCCGAGAAGTCCCGTCGTGGCGTGCTCGACTTCGCCGACCAGGTCAGCGGCGCCTTCGACATCGTGGAGGGCTCGGCCGATGTGCGCGAGGCACTGCGGGAGCAGTACCGGGTGGTGCTGCTCGACGAGTACCAGGACACCTCCGTCATCCAGACCCGGTTCCTCGCTGCGCTGTTCCACGACACCGCGGTGATGGCCGTCGGCGACCCGCACCAGTCGATCTACGGATGGCGCGGCGCGAGTGCCGACAACCTCTACGCGTTCGGCCGCGAGTTCGCCCGTACGCAACCGGCGGCGAACTACAGCCTGATGACGAGCTGGCGCAACGACCGCACCATCCTCGATGTCGCCAACCGCGTGCTGCTCTCGCTGCAGCGCGCCGAGCTCAGTGTGCCCGAGCTGGAGCCACGGCCGGGAGCGGGCGAGGGCGCTGTCGACGTGCGATTCGCGCTCACCGTCGAGGATGAGGCCGACGACGTCGCTGCGTGGTTCGCCGATCGTCGTGACATGGCGGCGGGAGCATCGAGCGGCGCCGTCCTTTTCCGGTCAAAGAAGCACATGCAGACCTTCGCCTCGGCCCTCGGGCGTAGGGGCATCCCGCATCGCATCCTGGGATTGGGCGGGTTGCTGTCGACTCCCGAGGTCGTCGACGTCGTCTCTGCGCTGCGGGTGATCCACGATCCGACGGCCGGATCCGCGCTGATCCGCCTGCTCGTCGGCCCTCGCTTCGCGGTCGGCGTCGCCGATATGGCTGCGCTGTACGACCTCGCGATGACCCTCGCCAAACGAGATGGATCGCTCACCCCGCTCCCGGACGAGGTACAGGCGCGGCTGCGCTCCTCGCAGGGAGCGGACGAAGCTGTTTCGATCGTCGACGCTGTCGACTTCGTGCGCGGCATCGACGACGGCTACCGGATGCTCGAGGCGATCACCCCGACGGGGCGTGCGCGTCTGCGCGAGGCCGGCGAGATGCTCGAGCGGTTGCGCCGTGCCTCCACGCAGCCCATCCCCGAGCTGATCCGCCTGATCGAGACCGAGTTGCGGCTCGACATCGAACTCGCGACGAACGAGACCAGGGGCCCGGCGCGTACGGCGTCGACACAGCTGCGCGCGTTCACGGACGAGGTGCGCGCCTTCCTCACGGCCGACGAACGCGGAACGATCGGGAACCTGCTCGCGTGGCTCGACAAGGCCGAGCGCACCGACGAGCTGATGCCGCGGACGGAGCCGCCGGAGCCAGGGGTCGTGCAGTTGCTCACCATCCACGGGTCGAAGGGGCTGGAGTGGGACGCCGTGGCCGTGGTGCGCCTGGTCGACGATGAGCTGCCAGGCACACCGAAGGAGACCGCCGGCTGGTTCGGATTCGGGATGCTTCCGTTCGCGCTCCGCGGCGATCGCACGGCCCTGCCTGTGTTCTCCTGGGATCCGGTCGCGGAGATGGCTGCGGCCGGCGACGATCCGAAGAAGCGCCACAAGGCCGCTCTGGATGCCCTGGGCAGCGGCCGGACCAAGGCCTACCCTGCCGGAGGCGCGCTGGAGCGGTTCAAGTCCGAGTACCGCGACTACCAGCAGCAGGAGGAGCGACGGCTGGCCTACGTGGCCTTCACCAGAGCCCGTACCCACCTGCTGCTCAGCGGTGCGCATTGGGCAGGGCAGAAGAAGCCGCGCACGCCCAGTCCGTACCTCCTGGAGGCGATCGAGATCCTCGGTCTCGACGCCATCGACGGCGTCGACCCGGATGAGAACCCTTATGAGGGCGCATCGCGCACCGCCGCGTGGCCCCGTGACCCGCTCGGCGGACGCCGAGGCGTCGTTTCGCGTGCGGCCGAGGAGGTGCGTGCCGCGATGACGTCCACCGCAGCGCCGCAGGCGACACGGGAACTCGAGCGGCTCCTCGCGGAGCGCGCCGAGCGCCAGCGCGGCGCGATCGCCCACGTACCGACCAGGGTTCCGGCGTCGCGATTCAAGGACTACATCGGCGACTTCGCCGGGACCGCCCGCACGATCGCCCGCCCGATGCCGGAGCGCCCGTACACGCAGACCCGGATCGGAACACTGTTCCACTCCTGGGTGGAGCACCGCTCCGGTCTGGTCGGCGCCGATTCCTCGCTCGATGACGGACTGTGGGAGATCGACGACGACGAGGCCCGGCTCGACGACGTCGCCAGGGCCGACGAAGCGGCCCTGGCCCGATTGCGCGACACCTTCGAACGCAGCGAGTGGGGTGCGCTCAAGCCGATCGCCGTCGAGATCGAGATCGACTTCGCCCTCGGAGCGGGAGTGTCGTCGGGCGCTGACTCCGACGAGTCAGGGCACATCGTCATCTGCAAGCTCGACGCCGTCTATCGGCGGGACGACCGTGGAGGTCGAATCGAGATCGTTGACTGGAAGACGGGTAAGGCACCGCGCACCGCCGAGGAACGCGAGGAGCGGATGCTCCAGCTCGCCCTCTATCGCCTGGCTTACCACCGCCGATTCGGTGTGCCGCTGGGGGAGATCGACGTCGCGCTGTACTACGTGGCCGACGACCTCGTCATCCGAGGAGAGCGGATCTACTCGGAGGCGGAACTCTTCCAGCGCTGGAGTGCCGCCCGCGCTGCGCGTTGA